Genomic segment of Streptococcus australis:
GTAACCATTGTGAACTGTCTTGGTGTTTTCTTCCTTCTCTGGCTCGATTTCTGGTCCTTCTTGGTCTGTTGTCTGTTTCAAAGCTTTGAGGTTTTTCTCCATCACGGAGATATAGTCCTCACCAGCCTTGGTTGCTTCTTCTGTCAGACTTTCTAGCGGATTGAGCACGTCTAGTTTGACACCTGTTTCTTTTGAGAGTGTATTGGCGAGGGCTTGTGAGGCATTTTCTTCAAAGTAGATATAAGAAATCTTGTTTTTCTTGATATACTCTGTCAATTCTGCCAAACGTGCTGCTGATGGCTCTGCATCTGGTGAGAGACCTGAGATGGATACTTGCTTGAGACCGTAGTCCAAGGCAAGGTAGTTAAAGGCAGCGTGCTGGGTCACAAAGCTCTTTTGTTTAGCTTGAGACAAGCCATCTGTGTAAGCCTTGTCCAAGGCTTGCAATTTTTCAATATAGGCAGCGGCATTCTTCTCAAAGGTCTCTTTTTTATCAGGATAGTCCCTTGCTAAACTGTCACGGATATGCTCTACCAGCTTAATAGCACGTGCTGGCGAGAGCCATACATGAGGGTCATATTCGTGATGGTGACCTTCACTGCCATGATCATGCCCTTCCTCACCACCTGGTAAGAGGAGCATATCACCTGTCGCCTTGATGGTCTTGACTTTTTTCTTATCCAAGGATTCTAGCAATTTTGGAACCCAAGTTTCCATATTTTCATTTTCATAGACAAAGGTATCTGCATCTTGGATTTTAGCAACTGCCTTGGCAGACGGTTCGTATTCGTGAGGTTCTGTACCAGCACCGATTAGAAGTTCTACATTAGCAGTATCTCCTGCGACTTGCTTGGTAAATTCGTAGACAGGGTAAAAGGTTGTCACGATATTTAGCTTCCCATCTGCCTGTTTTTGATTGGAACAAGCCACTAAAAACAAGGCACATAGACTAGCTAGTAATAAGCTAATTTTTTTCATTTCATTCTCCTATTTGATAAAACGTTTCAGTAGACTGACTAACAAAAAGACAGCTACAAAGATAATGGTGATACTAGCGCTGGCAGGTGTTTCCGCATAGTAGGAAATATAGAGACCTGCCACCATTCCCAAAAAGCCAATCGCACTGGCTAGTAACATAACGGATTTGAAGTTTTTCCCCAGACGAAGGGCAATACTAGCTGGCAAGACCATAATGGTTGACACCAAAAGGGCTCCTGCTGCTGGTATCATGAGGGCAATCGCCACCCCTGTCACCATGTTAAAGAGGATGGACATGGTCCGCACTGGAAGTCCATCTACAAAAGCCGTGTCCTCATCAAAGGTCAGGATGTACATGGGACGTAAGAACAAGAATGTCAAGAGCAAAACAACTGCAGCAATGATAAAGAGAGCAATGACCTGCTCCTCACTAATGGTCACAATCGAACCAAAGAGGTATTGATCCAGACTCATGGAACTCGAACTTTTCCCCTTACTCATCACGATAAGGGAGACTGCAAGCCCTGTCGACATGAGGATGGCAGTCCCGATTTCCATAAAGTTCTTATAAACCGTACGGAGATACTCCAGAAAGACCGCAGCTATCAAGACAATAACGATAGTTGAAATGGTTGGAGAAATCCCCAAAACCAGACCAAAGGCAACCCCTGACAAGGAAACGTGACTAAGAGTATCACTCATGAGACTCTGACGACGTAAGATAAGAAATGTCCCAAGGACTGGTGAAAAGAGACTCATAGCAATGACAGCCAAGAAGGCCCGTTGCATGAAGTCATATGATAACAAACTAAGCATGATCCACCTCCTGGTCACTCTCGTGAACATTGAAACAACGCCATGGCGAGTCTTGGTTACGCACTAGATGGATATTGCGGTCTGCGTAGGCCTTGACCTCCTCAGGGTCATGCGTAATCATCAAAACGGCCTTGCCATGATGATGAGCACTATGGTGCATGAGTTCGTAAAATTCATTTTTGCTCCCCGCATCCATCCCTGTCGTCGGCTCATCCAAGACAAAGATATCTGGGTCAGAAGCAAACATCCGTGCAATAACCGCCCGTTGCTTTTGCCCACCAGAGAGGGAGCCAATCCGTTTATCACGGTGTTCCCACATACCAACTGAGTCTAGACTGGCCTTGATATGCTCCT
This window contains:
- a CDS encoding metal ABC transporter ATP-binding protein; this translates as MRYITVEDLSFYYDKEPVLEHINYSVDSGEFVTLTGENGAAKTTLIKASLGILQPRFGKVTISKTNTHGKKLRIAYLPQQIASFNAGFPSTVYEFVKSGRYPRKGWFRRLNAHDEEHIKASLDSVGMWEHRDKRIGSLSGGQKQRAVIARMFASDPDIFVLDEPTTGMDAGSKNEFYELMHHSAHHHGKAVLMITHDPEEVKAYADRNIHLVRNQDSPWRCFNVHESDQEVDHA
- a CDS encoding zinc ABC transporter substrate-binding protein AdcA — translated: MKKISLLLASLCALFLVACSNQKQADGKLNIVTTFYPVYEFTKQVAGDTANVELLIGAGTEPHEYEPSAKAVAKIQDADTFVYENENMETWVPKLLESLDKKKVKTIKATGDMLLLPGGEEGHDHGSEGHHHEYDPHVWLSPARAIKLVEHIRDSLARDYPDKKETFEKNAAAYIEKLQALDKAYTDGLSQAKQKSFVTQHAAFNYLALDYGLKQVSISGLSPDAEPSAARLAELTEYIKKNKISYIYFEENASQALANTLSKETGVKLDVLNPLESLTEEATKAGEDYISVMEKNLKALKQTTDQEGPEIEPEKEENTKTVHNGYFEDADVKDRTLSDYAGNWQSVYPFLEDGTFDQVFDYKAKLTGKMTKDEYKAYYQKGYQTDVTKINITDNTMEFVQGGQSKKFTYKYVGKKILTYKKGNRGVRFLFEATDADAGQFKYVQFSDHNIAPVKAEHFHIFFGGTSQEALFEEMDNWPTYYPDKLSGQEIAQEMLAH
- a CDS encoding metal ABC transporter permease; protein product: MLSLLSYDFMQRAFLAVIAMSLFSPVLGTFLILRRQSLMSDTLSHVSLSGVAFGLVLGISPTISTIVIVLIAAVFLEYLRTVYKNFMEIGTAILMSTGLAVSLIVMSKGKSSSSMSLDQYLFGSIVTISEEQVIALFIIAAVVLLLTFLFLRPMYILTFDEDTAFVDGLPVRTMSILFNMVTGVAIALMIPAAGALLVSTIMVLPASIALRLGKNFKSVMLLASAIGFLGMVAGLYISYYAETPASASITIIFVAVFLLVSLLKRFIK